The stretch of DNA GGCAGTGCGCAAAGTAGCTCATCGGTGGCAGCGTGGTGCGCAGCGCGCGCAGGTCGCAGGTGGCATCGGTGGTCAGCGTCATGAAGGCCCAGTCGATGCCGGGCGTCCATAGCGGAATGGTCAGGCCGGCGTTGAGCCCGTGCTCGCCCGCGCTGCGCAGCAGCTTGCGCGCGCTCTGTCCGATATCGCGACGCGTGTGGTCGACCTCGCCCAGCGCATTCCACGACGTCGCCGGCATGCCCGCGCGCACGTGCGCCACGCGGGCGTCGCCATCCTCGTGCCGCTTCGCGCGCAGCGGCTCGTAGCGCGCCCGCGCCCAGTCCGCCGAAAAATCGTGGAAGCAGACGAAGTCGTTGTCGTCGTGCGGGCCCAGCGTGGGCTGCTTCATGACGTAGGCATGGTGGTTGAAGCCCATGGCCCGGGCCGCGCGCAGCGCCACCTGTGCCACTTCCTGCGGCGTGCGCGCGTTCAGCACGGTCTCGGCATATTGCCAGTCACGAAGCGGATCTACCTTCATGCAATCTCCGGCAGGATGCGCGCCCGTCGCGGGTGCGATCGTGAAGACGCGGCCGTGCGGCAACTGGCCGCCGGCCAATGAAGCTTGCGAGGGTATGCGAATTCCGCCGCCATGGAACGCCCCGTTCGGGGGAAGCGCTTCGGCATGCGCGGGCCGCGCGGCCCCTGGCTAAGGCTTCCACTCCGGCAGCGCCGCGGCCTGCCGGATCCAGTGCGCCGGCAGCGCCTCGTCGAAGTTCTCGCCTCCCCTGGTTGACGCGGGTCGGCGAGACCGCACTGAGCGGCTATGATAAGCCGGTCAGCCAGAACCTTGAGGAACGAGCATCGATGCAGCCATCTGAACAGATCGACCAGCTGATCGCGGGCCTGGCCGACTGGCGCGGCCAGACCCTGGCCAGCCTGCGCAAGGCCATCCTTGCCGCAGACAGCGGCATCGTCGAGGAATGGAAATGGATGGGCAGCCCGGTATGGTCGCGCGACGGCATGATCGCCGTCGCCAACGCCCACAAGGCCAAGGTAAAGGTTACCTTTACCAACGGCGCCAGCCTGCCCGACCCGGACCACCTTTTCAACGCCGGCCTGGGCGGCAGCAAATGGCGCGCGATCGACTTCGCCGAGGGCGACAAGATCGATGCGCGCGCGCTCAAGGCCCTGGTCCGCGCCGCGATCGCATTCAACCAGGGCAAGGCGAAGAAAAAAGCGCCGGCGCGCACCCGGGCACAGGCCAGCCAGCAAGACGACGCTTGAAGCGCAGGGAGTTCAGCTTCCCTCGATCTTGAAGCCGATGTCCTTGATGAACTGCCCCCAGCGCGCGTGGTCGGCGCGGATCTGCGCGGCAAACGCATCGGGCGTGACCGCCTGCGGCGGCAGCACGCCCACGCCCGCCAGCCGCTTCTGGTAGGCGGGATCGGCCAGCACCTTGCGCACCGCGGCGGAGACCGCCTCCACCGTCTCGCGGGGCATGGCCTTGGGGCCAAACAGCGCGAAATAGCCGCTGAGCTGCTCCATCTCGGGGTAGCCCAGTTCGCGGAACGTGGGCGCGCCGGGCGCGAGCTCGGAGCGTTCCGGGATGGTGGTGGCCAGCACCTTGGTCTTGCCGGACTGGTACAGCGGCACGCCGGTGGTCAGGCCGTCGATCATCAGCGGCACCACGCCGCCCACCAGATCCTGCGTGGCAGGCGCGGACCCCTTGTACAGCACCGGTTCGAGATTGGTGCCGGCGAGCCGGTTGAACAGCAGCGGGCCGAAGTGTGACGACGTGCCCGGACCGTACGAGGCCGAGTGGATCGGCTTGCCCGGATTCGCCTTGGCGTAGGCCACCAGTTCCTTCAGCGTGTTGTACGGCGCATCCTTGTTGGCGGCCAGCAGCACTGGCGCGCGGCCGAGTTCGGCGAGCGCGGTCAGGTCGGTCAAGGGATCGTAGGGAACGCGGTTGATATGCGCGCCCGAGGTGGCCGAAGAGCCCAGCGTCACCAGCAGGGTCTGGCCGTCGTTCTTCGCGCGGATCACGTCCTGCGTGGCGGGAATGGTGGCACCGCCGGGCTTGTTCTCCACCACCACCGACTGTCCGACCACGCGTGCGAGGTAGTCGGCGAACAGGCGCGCCACCACGTCGGTGCCGCCGCCCGGCGGATAGGCCACCACCAGCCGGATGGCGCGCGCGGGCCATTGCTGGGCCAGCGCGTGCGGCGCCACGCCGGCGGCCACCGCGAATGCGGTGGCGCCCAGGAACTGTCGACGATCCATAGATGAAGTCTCCGCGTTATCGTTGTGCGCCGCACCGGCGGCGGGTCTTTCATCTTAGTGACTGTTCAGGCCGGGGACACGCCCGGGTTTCCACCATGCGCGGCGGCGGCAGCCGGCGGCGGGCCGAACCCTTGCGCATAGGCTCGCCGTGCCCGGAGGGCGCGCAAAAGCGCCGGGCATCGTTTTTGCTGGCCTATATTTCAATAGTCATTTTCCGCCGCGCCGCGGTCCACGCCCGAAGCCGTGCCGCGATGTGACGATAATGAAATCCGCTCACCCCGGAGGTGGATTATGAGCGCCGTGCCCGAGCCTCAGGTGGCCGACAGCACTACGCCCCCCGGCAAACGCCCCGCCACGTCGACGCGGCATGTCTGGACCCGCTATTGGGTGATTGCCAAACCCTACTGGGTCTCGCAGGAGCGATGGAAGGCCGCCGGCCTGCTGCTGGTGCTGATCCTGCTGCTGCTGGGCCAGACCCAGGCCGAGGTGCTGATCAACGAGCAGACCGGCGAATTCACCTCGGCGCTGGCGGCGCGCGACGCCGAGCGCTTCTGGGCCTCGATCCGCACCTGCCTGTATATCCTGATCGTCGCCATACCCGTCTACGCGGTCTATTACTACATTCGCAACACGCTGGGCCTGCACTGGCGGCGCTGGATGACCCACCATTACCTGGACGGATATTTCAAGAACCGCATTTTCTACAAGCTCAATGCGGATGCCGGCATCGACAATCCCGACCAGCGCATCTCCGAGGACATCAACACCTTTACGCGGCAGTCGCTGTTCTTCCTGTCGATCGGCATCGGGGCGCTGCTGCAGCTGATTGCGTTCAGCGCGGTGCTGTGGATGATCTCCAGGGAGCTGGTCTATTTCCTGGTGGTGTACGCGATTGCCGGCACCTTTGTCTCGATCGCCTGTTTCGGGCGGGTGCTGATCGGCCTGAATTTCTACCAGCTCAAGCGCGAGGCCGACTTCCGCTTCAGCCTGATCCGCGTGCGCGAGAACGCCGAATCGATTGCGTTCTATCGCGGCGAGCCGCAGGAGTCATCCCACGTGCGCGGGCGCTTCGGCAAGGCGTTCCAGAATTTCGAGCGGCTGATCCGGTGGCAGCTGGGGCTGAACATGTTCCAGTATGGCTATGGCTTCCTGACCATCCTGCTGCCCAGCGCGATCGTGGCCTCGCGCGTGCTGGACGGCGAGCTCGAGGTCGGCAGCGCGATCCGCGCCGCGGGCGCCTTCGCCGCCGTGCTGAACGCGCTGACGGTGATCGTCGACAACTTCGAAGACCTGAGCCGGTTCGTGGCCGGACTCGACCGCCTGGACACGTTCTCCAGCACCCTGACCGGGAAAAAGACTACGGCGCCGCGGGCTGCCTCCACCATCGAGTCCCGCCAGGACTCGCGGCTCGCGCTGGAACATGTCACGCTGCAGACGCCCAACCAGGAGCGCACACTGGTCACCGACCTGAGCGTGTCGATCAGTCCCGGCGAGGGACTGCTGATCGTCGGCGCCAGCGGCGGCGGCAAGAGTTCGCTGATGCGCGCGATCGCGGGGCTGTGGAACAGCGGCACCGGCCGCATCGTGCGGCCGGCGCCGCAGGACATGCTGTTCCTGCCCCAGCATCCGTACATGGTGGTCGGCAGCCTGCGCAGCCAGCTGCTCTACCCCAACCATGTCGGCCGGCGGGTAGCAGACGACGAGCTGCTGCAATTGCTGGATACCGTCAACCTGCGCGACATTGCCGGCCGCTTCGGCGGGCTCGACACGGAAGTGGACTGGAGCAAGGTGCTGTCGCTGGGCGAGCAGCAGCGCCTGACCATCGCGCGCGTGCTGCTGGCGAGGCCGCGCTATGTGATGCTGGACGAGGCCACCAGCGCCCTGGACATCATCAACGAAGAGGCCTTGTACCAGTTGCTGGCCGGCTTGCAGGCGACGCTGGTCAGCGTCAGCCACCGGCCCACGCTGCTGAAGTACCACCACCAGGTGCTGGAGCTGCCGGGCGACGGCAGCTGGCGCCTGCATCCGGCAAAGGAGTACCGATTCGGCTGGTAACGGGCACCGCGGCGGCAGCGGCTGCACGCGCCCGGATGCGTTGCGCTATGCTGAACAGATCCCCTGCGCAGTGCTTACCGGAGACCCACCATGCGCCATCGCCTGTCCGTCTGGCTGGCCGCCGCCGCGGCGACCCTGCTGTGCGCCTGCGCAACGCTGCAGCCCGTGCAGACCGCGCAGAAAATGATCGGCAGCCCGCAGAGCGCCGTGCGCGATACCTTCGGCGCGCCTTCCGAAACCTACCCGCTCGCCAATGGCACCAGCCGCTGGATCTATTCCAAGCAGCCGCTGGGCTTCGAGGTGTATGCCGCCGACTTCGACGCCGGCGGCAAGCTGACCAGCTTCCGCCAGATGCTGACCGAGAAGGAAATCTACGCCGCCCGCCCGGGCGTGTGGACCAAGCAGGACGTGGCCGAGCACTTCGGCCTGCCACGCGAGCCGGTCGAGTACTACCCGATGATGAAACGCGAGGCGTGGTCGTACCGGCTCTACGCCGGCGCGTTCCAGCCGGCGCACTTCAGCGCGTACTTCGACGAGCGCGGGGTGCTGGACCGCACCATGATCATCGTCGATGCGATCGGCGGGGATGCGCGCGATGGCAGCAAGTGAGCGGGCCGGCAACAGGCCGCCACGCCATGCCGGCCCTATCCGGGGTCGGCGCGTCTGGCAGGATCGGGCATCATTGGCGCGCCCGGCTTGCGCAGCATCTTCTCGACCTCGCCTGCATGCAGCTCCTCGAGCTGGATCAACTGCCGCGCATACTCCTCCAGGGCAACGGAGCGGCCCTCGACCAGGCCGAGCAGTTCCCGGTACAACGCCAGCGCCTCCTGCTCCGTGGCCAGCGACTCGCGCAGGATCGCGCCGATATCCTGGGTGTGGGCGTCCAGCAGCTCGCCGATGCCGAGCGAGGGATAAGCGCCAAGAGTGGTGATCCATTCGCCGGCCTGCTGCGCATGCAGCAGCGACTCGTTGGCCTGCTCGCGCAGCCACGACACGATCGGGATGCGCCCGAAGCCGAAGATCAGGAACGAATAGTGCGTGTAGCGCACCACGCCGGCGAGCTCGGCCTCGAGGATCCGGTTGAGCACGCCGACAACCTTGTCCTGTTCGATGTCCGCCATGGCAG from Cupriavidus taiwanensis encodes:
- a CDS encoding helix-turn-helix transcriptional regulator, producing the protein MKVDPLRDWQYAETVLNARTPQEVAQVALRAARAMGFNHHAYVMKQPTLGPHDDNDFVCFHDFSADWARARYEPLRAKRHEDGDARVAHVRAGMPATSWNALGEVDHTRRDIGQSARKLLRSAGEHGLNAGLTIPLWTPGIDWAFMTLTTDATCDLRALRTTLPPMSYFAHCLHSALRRLQGEAARPALSRRQREILHWAAIGKTTWEISSILGISESTVYFHLNVAAGKLNTRGRQATCARAVALGLLSI
- a CDS encoding DUF1801 domain-containing protein; the protein is MQPSEQIDQLIAGLADWRGQTLASLRKAILAADSGIVEEWKWMGSPVWSRDGMIAVANAHKAKVKVTFTNGASLPDPDHLFNAGLGGSKWRAIDFAEGDKIDARALKALVRAAIAFNQGKAKKKAPARTRAQASQQDDA
- a CDS encoding Bug family tripartite tricarboxylate transporter substrate binding protein — encoded protein: MDRRQFLGATAFAVAAGVAPHALAQQWPARAIRLVVAYPPGGGTDVVARLFADYLARVVGQSVVVENKPGGATIPATQDVIRAKNDGQTLLVTLGSSATSGAHINRVPYDPLTDLTALAELGRAPVLLAANKDAPYNTLKELVAYAKANPGKPIHSASYGPGTSSHFGPLLFNRLAGTNLEPVLYKGSAPATQDLVGGVVPLMIDGLTTGVPLYQSGKTKVLATTIPERSELAPGAPTFRELGYPEMEQLSGYFALFGPKAMPRETVEAVSAAVRKVLADPAYQKRLAGVGVLPPQAVTPDAFAAQIRADHARWGQFIKDIGFKIEGS
- a CDS encoding ABC transporter ATP-binding protein/permease produces the protein MSAVPEPQVADSTTPPGKRPATSTRHVWTRYWVIAKPYWVSQERWKAAGLLLVLILLLLGQTQAEVLINEQTGEFTSALAARDAERFWASIRTCLYILIVAIPVYAVYYYIRNTLGLHWRRWMTHHYLDGYFKNRIFYKLNADAGIDNPDQRISEDINTFTRQSLFFLSIGIGALLQLIAFSAVLWMISRELVYFLVVYAIAGTFVSIACFGRVLIGLNFYQLKREADFRFSLIRVRENAESIAFYRGEPQESSHVRGRFGKAFQNFERLIRWQLGLNMFQYGYGFLTILLPSAIVASRVLDGELEVGSAIRAAGAFAAVLNALTVIVDNFEDLSRFVAGLDRLDTFSSTLTGKKTTAPRAASTIESRQDSRLALEHVTLQTPNQERTLVTDLSVSISPGEGLLIVGASGGGKSSLMRAIAGLWNSGTGRIVRPAPQDMLFLPQHPYMVVGSLRSQLLYPNHVGRRVADDELLQLLDTVNLRDIAGRFGGLDTEVDWSKVLSLGEQQRLTIARVLLARPRYVMLDEATSALDIINEEALYQLLAGLQATLVSVSHRPTLLKYHHQVLELPGDGSWRLHPAKEYRFGW
- a CDS encoding ferritin-like domain-containing protein → MADIEQDKVVGVLNRILEAELAGVVRYTHYSFLIFGFGRIPIVSWLREQANESLLHAQQAGEWITTLGAYPSLGIGELLDAHTQDIGAILRESLATEQEALALYRELLGLVEGRSVALEEYARQLIQLEELHAGEVEKMLRKPGAPMMPDPARRADPG